A portion of the Ricinus communis isolate WT05 ecotype wild-type chromosome 10, ASM1957865v1, whole genome shotgun sequence genome contains these proteins:
- the LOC8258623 gene encoding protein LIGHT-DEPENDENT SHORT HYPOCOTYLS 1, translated as MDLASSSANPTFSSPIMGGGTITTNTATNAITSPTTTTSPASTPSRYENQKRRDWNTFCQYLRNHRPPLSLPMCSGAHVLEFLRYLDQFGKTKVHNQTCPFFGIPNPPAPCPCPLRQAWGSLDALIGRLRAAYEEHGGRPEGNPFGARAVRIYLREVRDFQAKARGVSYEKKRKRPKPKTTSTPVPPAAPPPPDSVAG; from the coding sequence atggATTTAGCTTCCTCTTCAGCAAACCCCACTTTTTCAAGCCCAATAATGGGTGGAGGTACAATCACCACCAACACCGCCACCAACGCCATCACCTCACCAACAACCACCACATCTCCAGCTTCAACTCCAAGCAGGTATGAGAACCAGAAGAGAAGGGACTGGAACACTTTCTGCCAATATCTAAGGAATCACAGGCCACCTCTTTCACTCCCCATGTGCAGTGGTGCTCATGTTCTTGAATTCCTTAGGTATCTTGATCAATTTGGCAAGACCAAAGTTCATAACCAAACTTGTCCATTCTTCGGGATCCCTAATCCACCAGCACCCTGTCCGTGTCCTCTTCGCCAAGCATGGGGCAGCCTTGATGCACTCATTGGACGACTCAGAGCAGCTTATGAAGAACATGGAGGCAGACCTGAAGGGAACCCGTTTGGTGCAAGAGCTGTAAGGATATATTTAAGGGAAGTCAGAGATTTTCAAGCAAAAGCAAGAGGTGTTagttatgaaaagaaaagaaaaaggcctAAACCAAAGACAACATCAACACCAGTGCCACCAGCAGCACCACCACCTCCTGATTCAGTTGCAGgctag
- the LOC8258687 gene encoding uncharacterized protein LOC8258687 has product MALAISNILNCPKPQLALRNSNLKRSLSVLPPPFVRFLRTSPENKKLVCAAASAAGSSSPDSDLNPYEVLGVSSIEGFDVVKAKYTKKRKEAEMIGDEATTARLEKAYDKLMMSQLTSRKKGMAYGSFKVSKDIKYADKQPIVPWGPRFAKSSVQDMRINLAISAAFVAWILIKRNADYKPLQFLAFAFVYRIFEKLKSFEPSVSPTFTEDGEDDGRALRMGKRLLRSLALVFGCIAFASLAYTGILNLIEFIGSYIPVFLFNNQELIVTTSSAVILYILGSYYR; this is encoded by the exons ATGGCTTTGGCCATCTCAAATATCTTGAATTGCCCTAAACCTCAACTTGCGTTGAGGAATTCGAATCTCAAGCGTTCGCTTTCAGTATTACCACCTCCCTTTGTCAG ATTTTTGAGGACATCTCCGGAGAATAAAAAGCTGGTTTGTGCTGCTGCATCTGCAGCAGGAAGCTCCAGTCCAGACAGCGACCTAAACCCCTATGAG GTCCTTGGTGTGAGCTCCATCGAGGGGTTTGACGTGGTCAAGgcaaaatatacaaaaaagcGCAAAGAAGCTGAGATGATAGGTGATGAAGCAACTACTGCTCGG CTTGAGAAGGCATATGATAAACTGATGATGTCACAATTAACTAGTCGGAAGAAGGGTATGGCGTATGGCTCATTTAAG GTTTCAAAGGACATAAAATATGCTGATAAGCAGCCAATTGTACCATGGGGACCAAG GTTTGCCAAGTCCAGTGTCCAAGATATGCGCATCAACTTGGCAATATCTGCTGCATTT GTAGCTTGGATTCTTATCAAAAGAAATGCTGATTATAAACCTTTGCAATTTTTGGCTTTTGCATTTGTATATCGAATCTTTGAGAAGTTAAAGTCCTTTGAACCTTCAGTATCTCCAACTTTTACA GAAGATGGTGAAGATGATGGGCGGGCACTGCGAATGGGAAAGCGTCTACTTCGTTCTCTTGCACTAGTTTTTGGCTGTATTGCTTTTGCGTCTCTG GCATACACTGgtattttgaatttgatagaGTTCATTGGCAGTTATATACCTGTTTTCCTATTCAATAATCAG GAACTGATAGTCACAACTTCCTCAGCTGTCATCCTCTACATTTTGGGATCATATTATCGATAA
- the LOC8258621 gene encoding cell division cycle 5-like protein, with protein sequence MRIMIKGGVWKNTEDEILKAAVMKYGKNQWARISSLLVRKSAKQCKARWYEWLDPSIKKTEWTREEDEKLLHLAKLMPTQWRTIAPIVGRTPSQCLERYEKLLDAACVKDDNYEPGDDPRKLRPGEIDPNPESKPARPDPVDMDEDEKEMLSEARARLANTRGKKAKRKAREKQLEEARRLASLQKRRELKAAGIDTRQRKRKRKGIDYNAEIPFEKRPPPGFFDVADEDSSVEQPKFPTTIEELEGKRRVDIEAQLRKQDIAKNKIAQRQDAPSAILQANKMNDPETVRKRSKLMLPAPQISDHELEEIAKMGYASDLIAGSEELTEGSGATRALLANYAQTPQQGMTPLRTPQRTPAGKGDAIMMEAENLARLRESQTPLLGGENPELHPSDFSGVTPRKREIQTPNPMLTPSATPGDAGLTPRIGMTPARDGYSYGMTPKGTPIRDELRINEDMDMHDSSKLEQQRKADLRRNLRSGLINLPQPKNEYQIVIQPPPEDNEEPEEKIEEDMSDRIAREKAEEEARQQALLRKRSKVLQRELPRPPAASLELIKNSLLRADGDKSSFVPPTSIEQADEMIRKELVTLLEHDNAKYPLDDKLNKEKKKGAKRSANGSAASIPVIEDFEEDEMKEADNFIKEEAQYIRVAMGHENESLDEFVEAHKTCLNDLMYFPTRNAYGLSSVAGNVEKLAAIQNEFENVKTRLEAEREKALRLEKKVNVLTQGYQMRAERQLLPPLDSILKQIDTAGTELECFQVLQKQEQLAASHRINGLWEEVQKQKELEQTLQRRYGNLMAELGRIQHLMDEYRALAKQEEEIAAKNRALELAETAAKQAAILESNTSEPRPSDDHESSMPVDSSNVEISELQTNAAQGHFNASPKHGIDNHLEKEHAPMDTDVSSSNDVPSAVGGGTDAHLEKEHAPMDTNVSSSNDVPSAAEGGHTAPLQDNSNERSDSHVSGSDANNKVEDPAENSINPENISDVVAEGSLLTEGNAGDIAISTEDGAVVEDQNIVTQATNQDDANAKQGDSGEDERANLTKDEEKIVSS encoded by the exons ATGAGGATAATGATAAAAGGAGGAGTGTGGAAGAACACGGAGGATGAGATACTGAAAGCGGCGGTTATGAAATATGGAAAAAATCAATGGGCTCGTATCTCTTCTCTTCTTGTTCGTAAGTCTGCTAAACAATGTAAGGCTCGCTGGTATGAGTGGCTTGACCCCTCCATTAAAAAG ACTGAGTGGACCAGAGAGGAGGATGAGAAATTGCTTCATCTTGCTAAGCTCATGCCAACTCAATGGCGAACTATTGCTCCAATTGTTGGCCGTACTCCGTCTCAGTGTCTCGAGCGATATGAGAAGCTTCTTGATGCTGCGTGTGTTAAGGATGACAACTATGAACCTGGTGATGACCCGAGAAAATTGCGTCCTGGAGAAATTGATCCTAACCCTGAATCAAAGCCTGCACGTCCTGATCCTGTTGATATGGATGAAGATGAAAAGGAAATGCTTTCAGAGGCTCGTGCTCGGTTAGCCAACACTAGGGGGAAAAAGGCTAAAAGGAAAGCTAGAGAGAAACAGCTTGAAGAGGCCAGGAGGCTTGCTTCCTTGCAGAAAAGGAGAGAACTCAAAGCTGCTGGTATTGACACTCGGCAACggaaaaggaagaggaaggGGATCGACTATAATGCAGAAATTCCCTTTGAGAAAAGGCCGCCACCTGGCTTTTTTGATGTTGCTGATGAAGATAGTTCTGTGGAACAGCCTAAGTTCCCAACTACAATTGAAGAACTTGAAGGGAAAAGAAGAGTTGATATTGAGGCCCAGTTGAGGAAGCAGGACATTGCAAAGAATAAAATTGCTCAAAGGCAGGATGCTCCTTCTGCTATACTACAAGCAAACAAGATGAATGATCCAGAAACAGTACGGAAGAGATCAAAACTAATGCTTCCTGCACCACAGATTTCAGACCATGAATTGGAAGAAATTGCAAAGATGGGTTATGCAAGTGATCTTATTGCTGGGAGTGAGGAACTAACGGAAGGGAGTGGTGCAACTCGTGCTCTTCTGGCAAACTATGCCCAAACTCCACAACAGGGAATGACACCATTGCGAACTCCACAAAGAACTCCTGCTGGTAAGGGTGATGCAATTATGATGGAAGCAGAAAACCTGGCACGGTTGAGAGAGTCTCAGACGCCACTACTGGGAGGAGAGAATCCAGAGTTGCACCCTTCAGATTTTTCTGGGGTCACcccaagaaaaagagagatcCAAACACCAAATCCGATGCTCACACCTTCTGCAACTCCTGGAGATGCTGGTCTCACTCCTAGAATTGGCATGACACCAGCAAGGGATGGGTACTCTTATGGCATGACGCCAAAAGGAACACCTATCAGGGATGAACTTCGTATAAATGAAGACATGGATATGCATGATAGCTCAAAACTTGAGCAACAAAGAAAAGCCGATTTAAGAAGGAACTTGCGATCTGGTCTTATTAATCTTCCACAGCCCAAGAATGAATACCAAATAGTTATTCAGCCGCCTCCAGAAGATAATGAAGAACCAGAGGAGAAGATTGAAGAGGATATGTCGGATAGGATAGCCAGAGAAAAGGCTGAGGAAGAAGCTCGGCAACAGGCATTGCTTAGGAAGAGATCGAAAGTACTGCAGAGGGAACTCCCTAGGCCACCTGCTGCTTCATTGGagctaattaaaaattctttgTTGAGAGCCGATGGAGATAAGAGTTCGTTTGTTCCTCCTACATCAATTGAACAGGCTGATGAAATGATACGAAAGGAGCTGGTTACCCTGCTCGAGCATGACAATGCAAAATATCCCCTAGATGACAAGCtgaataaggaaaaaaagaaaggtgcCAAGCGCTCTGCAAATGGATCTGCTGCTTCTATCCCTGTGATAGAGGattttgaagaagatgaaaTGAAAGAA gctgataattttataaaggaAGAAGCTCAGTATATCCGTGTAGCAATGGGGCATGAAAATGAATCTCTTGATGAATTTGTTGAAGCACACAAAACATGTCTAAATGATCTCATGTACTTCCCTACACGGAATGCTTATGGTCTCTCAAGTGTTGCTGGAAATGTGGAGAAACTAGCAGCCATACagaatgaatttgaaaatgtcAAAACAAGGTTAGAGGCTGAAAGAGAGAAGGCATTACGCCTTGAGAAGAAGGTTAATGTTCTTACACAAGGTTATCAG ATGCGGGCAGAAAGGCAACTTTTGCCACCACTTGATTCAATCTTAAAGCAGATAGATACTGCTGGAACAGAACTGGAGTGCTTTCAAGTTTTACAGAAGCAAGAGCAATTAGCGGCATCACACAGGATCAATGGCCTCTGGGAGGAAGTTCAGAAGCAGAAGGAGCTAGAACAAACTTTGCAAAGGCGGTATGGAAACCTTATGGCTGAGCTGGGAAGAATACAACATCTTATGGATGAATATAGAGCACTAGCAAAGCAAGAGGAAGAAATTGCTGCAAAGAATCGTGCACTTGAGTTGGCTGAGACAGCAGCAAAGCAAGCTGCCATCCTAGAGTCAAACACGTCTGAGCCCAGGCCTTCCGATGACCATGAGAGTTCTATGCCAGTTGATTCATCGAATGTCGAAATCTCAGAGCTGCAAACAAATGCTGCACAGGGCCATTTTAATGCAAGTCCAAAACATGGTATTGATAACCATTTAGAGAAAGAGCATGCACCCATGGACACAGATGTCAGCTCATCTAATGATGTGCCTTCTGCTGTGGGAGGAGGTACAGATGCTCATTTAGAGAAAGAGCACGCACCCATGGACACAAATGTCAGCTCATCTAATGATGTACCTTCTGCTGCAGAAGGAGGGCATACAGCACCCCTACAAGACAATAGCAATGAGCGGTCTGATAGTCATGTCTCTGGGTCTGATGCAAATAACAAGGTCGAAGATCCTGCTGAGAACTCGATTAACCCAGAAAATATTTCTGATGTGGTTGCAGAGGGAAGTTTGTTGACTGAGGGGAATGCTGGTGATATTGCCATTAGCACCGAGGATGGTGCAGTTGTTGAGGACCAAAATATTGTCACACAAGCAACAAATCAAGACGATGCCAACGCCAAACAAGGAGACAGCGGTGAAGATGAGAGGGCAAACTTAACAAAGGACGAGGAGAAGATTGTCAGTTCTTAA
- the LOC8258619 gene encoding transcription factor MYB4 produces MARIPCCEKMGLKKGPWTPEEDQILVSYIQRYGHSNWRALPKQAGILRCGKSCRLRWINYLRPDIKRGNFSSEEEETIIKLHQLLGNRWSAIAAKLPGRTDNEIKNYWHTHIKKKLSQESFPTPSTSSSNDHCTRTSKREIIENARSLHPVTFCTHQTKDHPHDHALVSPQEPSQELLGSRATTVEAAINGFSAVNDMDYWYDLFIKAGNSREMHGN; encoded by the exons ATGGCGAGGATACCTTGCTGTGAAAAGATGGGTTTGAAGAAGGGACCATGGACGCCTGAAGAAGATCAAATCTTGGTTTCTTACATTCAACGGTATGGCCATAGCAACTGGCGAGCACTGCCCAAGCAAGCAG GTATATTAAGGTGTGGAAAGAGTTGCAGGCTTAGATGGATAAACTACCTGAGGCCAGATATTAAACGAGGAAACTTCAGcagtgaagaagaagaaactatcATTAAACTACATCAGCTTCTTGGAAATAG ATGGTCTGCGATTGCTGCAAAATTACCAGGAAGAACAGACAATGAGATCAAGAATTACTGGCACACCCACATAAAGAAGAAACTATCTCAAGAGAGTTTTCCTACCCCAAGCACAAGTAGCTCTAACGACCACTGCACCAGAACATCAAAAAGGGAAATTATTGAGAATGCAAGATCATTACACCCTGTAACTTTTTGCACCCATCAGACAAAGGATCATCCACATGACCATGCACTAGTTTCCCCACAAGAGCCATCTCAAGAACTGCTGGGCTCAAGGGCAACAACAGTGGAAGCAGCAATCAATGGTTTTAGTGCTGTAAACGACATGGATTATTGGTATGACCTCTTCATCAAAGCAGGAAACTCCAGAGAAATGCATGGAAATTAA
- the LOC8258622 gene encoding low-specificity L-threonine aldolase 1, producing the protein MVMRTVDLRSDTVTKPTEAMRAAMANAEVDDDVLGYDPSAFRLETEMAKIMGKEAALYVPSGTMGNLISVLVHCNIRGSEVILGHNSHIHIFENGGISTLGGVHPRTVQNNKDGTMDIDLIEAAIRDPRGELVYPTTRLICLENSHANCGGRCLSVEYTDRVGELAKKHGLKLHIDGARIFNAAVALGVPVHRLVQAADSVSVCLSKGLGAPVGSVIVGSESFIAKARVLRKTLGGGMRQVGILCAAALVAVQENAGKLENDHKKTKALAEGLNQIKGLSVDVATVETNIIYLDIIEGSKFTAEKLCKYLEKHGVLVMKEGPFSIRIVLHHQISASDVQYTLSIFQQALTGVQEENGN; encoded by the exons ATGGTGATGAGAACGGTTGATCTTCGGTCTGACACTGTCACTAAGCCAACTGAAGCAATGAGGGCAGCTATGGCAAATGCTGaggttgatgatgatgttCTGGGTTATGATCCAAGCGCCTTTCGTTTAGAGACTGAAATGGCAAAAATCATGGGCAAGGAAGCAGCTCTTTATGTTCCATCAGGCACCATGGGTAACCTTATTAGCGTACTAGTGCACTGCAACATTAGGGGAAGCGAAGTCATTCTTGGACACAATTCACATATCCATATTTTTGAGAACGGGGGTATTTCAACTCTTGGAGGTGTGCATCCAAGGACAGTGCAGAATAACAAGGATGGAACTATGGatatagatttaattgaaGCTGCAATTAGAGATCCAAGAGGGGAGCTTGTGTACCCAACCACTAGGCTAATCTGCTTGGAGAATTCACATGCAAA TTGTGGTGGTAGATGCCTGTCCGTGGAATACACGGATAGAGTTGGAGAATTAGCTAAGAAACATGGCCTGAAGCTTCACATTGATGGAGCTCGCATTTTCAATGCAGCAGTT GCGCTTGGAGTTCCGGTTCATAGGCTTGTTCAAGCTGCTGATTCAGTTTCG GTCTGCTTATCAAAAGGTTTGGGTGCTCCAGTTGGATCAGTAATTGTTGGTTCAGAAAGCTTTATTGCTAAG GCTAGAGTACTGAGGAAAACATTAGGAGGTGGGATGAGACAGGTCGGTATCCTTTGTGCTGCTGCTTTAGTTGCTGTACAAGAGAATGCTGGAAAGCTCGAGAATGATCACAAGAAAACCAAGGCACTGGCAG aGGGATTGAATCAGATTAAAGGACTAAGCGTGGATGTTGCCACGGTAGAGACCAATATT ATATACCTGGACATAATAGAGGGCTCAAAATTTACAGCAGAAAAGCTATGCAAATACTTGGAGAAACACGGTGTGCTTGTTATGAAAGAGGGTCCATTCAG TATTAGGATCGTTCTCCACCACCAAATTTCAGCAAGTGATGTGCAGTACACTTTATCTATCTTTCAG CAAGCTTTAACGGGGGTGCAAGAAGAAAATGGCAACTGA